The window TACTGGTTGCCATTTCGAGCGGCGGCAGGCGCATTGACTGGCAGCACACCGGTCCGCCTGCCATCGCCAGCGAGACATTCAGTCCCACGCTGCGGAGCATCGTGCTCTTGCCCGACATATTGCTTCCCGTCACCAGGAGAAGCGTGCCCGACGGACCGATCGTGACGTCGTTTCGAACACGAACTTCGTCACGCAGAAGTGGATGGCCGAGACGTTCGCAGGCCAACACGACGTTCTCGTTTGGATTGACTTGTTGTGCGGCATCCGTGCCTGATTGGATCCACTCGGGCGATGCCCAGTTGGGATACTCGTCGGCGAGGGCAGCAAGCGAGAGTAGCGATTCAAGTTCTCCCAGTGCGACAAACCAGTCGTGAACTTGCGGGCTGTATTGTTCTTTCCACGCCTCCAGCCGGCGCAGCACCCGCACGTCCCACAGGGCAAATGCCTGTAGCGGTAGATAGATCAAGAACGTAGCGGCGGAATGCTTGAGTGATCCCGCCTTGGCGACCACTGCGAGTCGCGTCATCGCGAGACTGGCGGATTCTCGTTTCGACGCAGAGCCTAGCAGCCTTTCGCGGATGCGCCCGACCGTGTCACCCGGCGCTGTGTTCTCAGGTGCAGCGGACGGGAGCAGCTCAGCGGAACGAAATAACTCCGCATAGTCTTCCACGCTGCGGCGAGACTGAATCGCAATGGAGAAAATCTGAGCAACGGGCCCGAGCAGCAGCGATCCTATCGATAGATTGACCACCGCGATCGCGATTAACGCGACGAAGGAAAACCGGGTGAGGTCTCGATCCTCGGTAAAGGTTGCATAGATCAACACGACGATGGCAGCAATCGCGAGTGCCGCAGTGAAATTCCCCCAGGGAATCAGCCACCGACGTGATGGCAGCCACATTGGACTGGCGGCCCACTTCACAAATGAATCGGGATCGCCCGTCGAGGTGCCGACTTCTCGGGCGAGCGTGTAGAACTGCAATCGCTCCTGACGAGCCGGCGCAAGGGCCTGAACCGCATGATGCCGCTGCATTGCGGTGTCGGGGTCAGTCGGGCGAGTTAACCAGTTTGCGAGCGTTCGTTGGCCGGGGGTGGTTGCCGCCATGGAAACAAGTTGGAACAACGACGCATCGCCGATCAAGTCCAGGTCACCCGCTAACGCACCTTGGCGACTATCGAGCTGAATCGCGTCGGCGACGTTCCCGAGGGAATCATTTGCGAGTGCTTGCCAGTCGCGGTCGAGTCGACGAACTAAGCGACGCAGCGTCCGCGACCGACTTTGTAGAATCTCCATTTCATTTCGCACCGTCTCGTTGCGCACGACCGCGACCAGGAAGGCGACCAACGCGACGACAGCGACGGTGATCCAAAAAGGATGCCCGGTTGTGATCGCAAAGCCAAACCCGATGACGAGGAAAAAAAAGAGGCCAACTCGTATGCTACCCAGTCGCGAGTCTCGCGCGGTCAAGCTTTCCAGATCGCGGTCGATTATGGCGAGTTGGTCGACGTAGCGTGCATGCGCCTCGCTGCAGCCACCAGATTCTTCATGGGAAAGGAAATTCGACATCCGGTTCAGGCTGCGTCCATGTTTGCGGAAGTTCGGAGAGAGTTCGATCTTGGCCGGGCATCGATAACTTTCAATGCGATGCGGTCTTGCAGGTTGGGCCGAAAAATCGTCAACAGCAGCAGCGGTAGGAACCAGCCCATGTACATGCCACCACCGTAGCCGTGCCAGAATTGAGCGGCGATCATCAGGCCCGCCGAGCAGCTGATCAGAATGCCAAGATTTTTCTGCGCCGGCCAGATCGCGAAGAAGAAACTTAAGATGACATATGCCACGATCACTGGCAGACGCCACACTGGATTCCAGCCCAGTTCCCAGATGCCACGTGGATCTTGGGTCGGGAAGAAGAGGCCGAACATGCGACGTAGATGCTCAAAGAAGGGCTCGGTACCGCCGAGGACCAGCAGCGCCATCAACACACACAGCATTGATAAAACGCCGACGACGAATCGCCGGGCACCACGTTGCCAGTAAAAACTGAACCACAGTGGCAGCAGAAAGAGCGGGTAATAAACCAATCCTGCGGCAGCACCCACAAAGAGTCCCGAAAAGAACGGCTTGCGATACAGGAGAATTGCCCAGAGGAGCAATGCGGACGGCACAAAGTGATCAATGCGACCGGTCATTTGGGACGTGTAAGGCATCAGGAGGTACAGCGTCGCGCAGCCAGCGCCAGCGCGGAGGTTGCCGAAGTGGCGGTTTCCAATTAGCAGGATGCCGATCAGGATCGCTGACTGGCTGATGATAGCGATGATTTTCGCGATGGCGGCTCGGTGTCGTTGCGGGGGCGAAAGTTCGTCGAGTGTCGGCGGTTCGGCACCTGCGATGGCTTCGCTGACCGGGCGCACCGGAATGGTCGGCAGCATATTCATCAAGGCATAACCCGGTCCCAGTTCAGGGCCTTGCTCGCGCTGGATCTCTGGCGTGCTGGCGACGACATTCGCCATCATGAAAATAAACAGTGAGACGCCGAGAAAATTCAATCCGCCCGTTGTGAGATTGGGATCCAAGAGCGGACGCCTGACCATCAGCGGATCGAGCAGCATGCGAATCAATAACGCCATCTCGATAACAAACAACCAGATAAACCCGCCACGTCGTAGTGACACAGCGGAGTCATAGGCGGCCGCTTGAGCTTCGGTTCGCGGTGCCTCCTCGATCATGTCATCGAGCATTTCAGCGAGTTCCAATTCGCTTACCGCTCGGCGGGCATCGTCTGCCGACGTGGGGCTGGAGTCGTCCGCGACATTCTTTGCGGGTTGCTCCGCTCTCTCTTGTTGGGCAATCGCTTGAACGAGCTCGCGGTCCAATCGGGTTTGCCGGCGGTAGCCCTCGTTGACCATCAGCAGTCCCGGAGCGAGCAAAATCAGCAGGGCGATGTCGAGGTTGCGAATGCTCCAGAATCGCCGGAATACGAAGAACAGTCCAATCGTCAAGAACGACGACATGTAGACCCACGTGGTGGGGTCGGGACGGCGGTAGTAAACGAGAAATTCGCTCATCGCAATGGAACCCGACCGGACTGCTCAAAGTAGTGACGGTCCGGTGGAAATAACGCCCGGCGGAGAGAGTGCAGAATTGCTCTAGGATAAACGTAGCGACGGGCTGACGATATCCCTCGTGATCGGCAACACGGCGGCTTAGTTCTCGTGCACCGATTCGCCACGCAATATTTTCTGGGAGTCCAGCCCGAGTTTTTCAAAGGCGCCAAGCACGTCGGGGAACGGAGTTTGAATCGCCCGCACACGGTCGGGTGTGACGTTGATGACCGTGCCACTCCAGGGATCGGGCGAACCCGGCAGGTACAGCGTGACCAGTTCATCATGCGTCGGGGTTTCGCCAATCTTCCGCTCTGAGTTCTCTCGGTCGGGAGCATTCGAAACACCTGAAATGGAACGCTCGACTTCGAAGGCTAATCGGGTATATCCCTCCAGTTGCACGCACACGGGTTTCAGCCGGTTTTTGGCTATCTCACCACCAATGTTGCCGCTGAGTTGCTCTTTGAAAATGGCGTAACGGGGGAACATCATCAACAGGTATTTTTCGACCCACGTCGTGAACCGACGCGCGATCGAGCGGCTGGCCAGCATCCCAGCCAGAAAACACAGTAGGACAATGATCAGTACCACAATCACAATCACCAGGGCATAGCCGGTGGTCCCCTGAATCCCAAGCCAGTCTCGCAGGATGGGATGGATTTGCATCGCGATGGCGACCACCACCTGGGCAACTTGACCCAACAGCACGCATAAGACGACCAAGGGAAGTAGGAAGAAAATCCCCCCAATGGCAGTCGCACGGAGAAATGAGAAGTGACGATTGACGTGATTCATGGCGGTCATCAACGAAACACAGGATTGCCATCGTAGCGGGACCACTCGTTGGTCTGCGCCGAAACATTGTAGCCCGGACCGCTCCGCAGGTTCGGGCTATCGTATCTTCATTCGCATCGGGCGGAGCTGTCGGTGGACAATGCACATGCCGGTATACCCCATTGTGGCCAATTGGGGCGAGTTCAGTCGTGGAGTGTCTGCATTTTTTTGGCTCTGATCTATCGGGCTGACACTCCGATTGGTTAGGCATTCAAGATCGACGTTCGTCGTTCAGGTCCTCAAAAAAATGCTCGATCAAAAGGACACTCCCTTGGATCGCTCCCACCACGATACTTCACGTTCGGAACCCGTCAGTGCCGCGCACGTCAGTCCGCGTCTGGACTGCCCGCAACCGATTGCCTCGGCGAGTCGCCCGGGCATCAGCACGGCGACGACGGAGGCCACGACGCTCTATCGCCCTGAGACGCTCGTATATATGGCCGCCATCATGGCCATGATGGTACCGGTGTTGACCCTTATCGACGCGGGTGTGGCGGCATTCTTTGCAACTTCACCGCTGCCTCGTGATCTGGACTCAGCGCTCGAACTGTCATTGATATTCTCGCATGGCACGGGGGTATTTCTCGTGCTGATGACCATCATGCTGTTCGCCCCGCGGATGCGTTGGCAAGTACCGCGACTGGCCACACTTGCCCTGGGCGGCGGTGCAGTGGCAACAATTACGAAGTGGTTTGTGCTTCGCCCCCGCCCGAATAGTTTGGATTTGGCATACTTCGGTAGCGATTCGGCCTGGCTGTGGGCGTTTGACTGGGACCTCAGCGAAATTGCTGCGTTCGACGCGAGCACGCGTGCGTTCCCCAGTGCCAACGTCGTGACGGCCACCGCGTTGACGATTGGTTTGTGGATCATGCTACCGCGTGGACGGGTGCTTTTTGCGACCATCTGGATCGGTGTGCTATTGGAACGCCTGCATGCCGGGGCACACTTTCTCAGCGACGCCTGCGGCGGCATCGCAATTGGCTTGTTGTGGTCGTTCGTCTGTTACCATCCCAAATTGATGGGAACGCTATTCGATCGCATGGCCCCTGAACCTCGTCGACGGCGGCGATCGAGCGACTCCATTTCACTCCCCAGCGGGGCGGGCGATCGTAAGCTTGCCGCAGCTACGGCTACGTCCACAACATCAGCAAGTCGCTCCCCCTCCGATGATCACCCAGGGTTTAGCAAGCAAGACACTGCCGGGCGTGAGCAAACTCAAACTCATTTTGACGAACGGGCCGCCTGATGAATCCCATCCCGCTGCCGCGCG of the Allorhodopirellula heiligendammensis genome contains:
- a CDS encoding phosphatase PAP2 family protein, with the translated sequence MLDQKDTPLDRSHHDTSRSEPVSAAHVSPRLDCPQPIASASRPGISTATTEATTLYRPETLVYMAAIMAMMVPVLTLIDAGVAAFFATSPLPRDLDSALELSLIFSHGTGVFLVLMTIMLFAPRMRWQVPRLATLALGGGAVATITKWFVLRPRPNSLDLAYFGSDSAWLWAFDWDLSEIAAFDASTRAFPSANVVTATALTIGLWIMLPRGRVLFATIWIGVLLERLHAGAHFLSDACGGIAIGLLWSFVCYHPKLMGTLFDRMAPEPRRRRRSSDSISLPSGAGDRKLAAATATSTTSASRSPSDDHPGFSKQDTAGREQTQTHFDERAA
- a CDS encoding MutS family DNA mismatch repair protein, whose product is MSNFLSHEESGGCSEAHARYVDQLAIIDRDLESLTARDSRLGSIRVGLFFFLVIGFGFAITTGHPFWITVAVVALVAFLVAVVRNETVRNEMEILQSRSRTLRRLVRRLDRDWQALANDSLGNVADAIQLDSRQGALAGDLDLIGDASLFQLVSMAATTPGQRTLANWLTRPTDPDTAMQRHHAVQALAPARQERLQFYTLAREVGTSTGDPDSFVKWAASPMWLPSRRWLIPWGNFTAALAIAAIVVLIYATFTEDRDLTRFSFVALIAIAVVNLSIGSLLLGPVAQIFSIAIQSRRSVEDYAELFRSAELLPSAAPENTAPGDTVGRIRERLLGSASKRESASLAMTRLAVVAKAGSLKHSAATFLIYLPLQAFALWDVRVLRRLEAWKEQYSPQVHDWFVALGELESLLSLAALADEYPNWASPEWIQSGTDAAQQVNPNENVVLACERLGHPLLRDEVRVRNDVTIGPSGTLLLVTGSNMSGKSTMLRSVGLNVSLAMAGGPVCCQSMRLPPLEMATSIRVSDDLSQGVSFYMAELNRLAAVVEHARELHANTELAEDSATAFSPRLLFLLDEILQGTNSRERQIAVTRVLGMLVDSGAIGAITTHDLELADEPELARIAHTVHFRETITPDADGDERMTFDYTMRAGVSPTTNALRLLEMVGLGEEGRKSE
- a CDS encoding DUF502 domain-containing protein, with translation MTAMNHVNRHFSFLRATAIGGIFFLLPLVVLCVLLGQVAQVVVAIAMQIHPILRDWLGIQGTTGYALVIVIVVLIIVLLCFLAGMLASRSIARRFTTWVEKYLLMMFPRYAIFKEQLSGNIGGEIAKNRLKPVCVQLEGYTRLAFEVERSISGVSNAPDRENSERKIGETPTHDELVTLYLPGSPDPWSGTVINVTPDRVRAIQTPFPDVLGAFEKLGLDSQKILRGESVHEN